acaagatgtaaacagcgatgtgtctcacctgaccacatgtgatcggatcactagTGATCATAATACTAGATGGAAACGGATTCATAAGTTGTATCTTTTCACACGAAAAAAGCCATACAATATTGTATATTTCATCATCATGTTTGAATCATTGCGAGTTGTCTTAAGACTACGTTGGAAAAACGCAAGTGTTCAAATGAGATTTGAGGCtttgaagattttcagtgaataaagagCTATTGGATGGCTTTCACAAGTTTTTTGCACAATTCATATGGCCtagttttatgatacttttagggtgtttttgtcatttttggagcttgacagacttgGTCACGTGCTgtatgaagattcttcaaaaatccGCTCACTAGGGTTTCACAGAAAAATAACAGTAAACatgtttggaaggacatgagggtgaataaatagttttataatattcatttttaagtgaactattcctaGAAGTCTTTGCATGGCTATGACCATGAACTAAAGTTGGATGGAAAACCGGAAAGAACCCCTGTGCTTCTACTGGAATTTCAAGGTTTCTGTGCACTGCGGCTTTTTTTTAGATGCCACCACGTGGCCTCTGCTCAGGTATTCAACCCCCTAGGACCCACATACTTCAAACGGATTGAACAAACAACCAGGCTATGTTGTCCCATAAGTCTTTCTAAAATAGCGTCATTCCTTTCCAGTTCCCTTTAAAGAAAAAGTCTCTCCAGGGTGGGGCAACATTTGGTGACAGAGATTGATGCAAACAAAGGCACACAGACCGAAATCATAAAAAACAGTGACTGTCCCTCAGTTTGGATGCCACTCGGCATCTGCCCTGTAATTACATTTGCATAGAGCAGCTGCAAAGCCAGCAAAGCTGAGTGCCACTGCAGTGCCTCTGCAGCAACAGGAAAGAGCCCTGACACACAACACACTGCCCCCTTTACCAGGACTCACACACAGACATCCACATGGACAGGTGCACACGCACTCACACTTTCACCagaagcaaaaataaacaaatatactgCACGTATCCCCTTGAATCAGATACCATCGCTGATGGCAGTGTGCAATCTGAAACACATTTTGCCTTTAGAAACAAGCGATAAAGCTCCGACCTACTGGACTTTATCAGTGCACAgtcagtatttacagtattttcattGGTTTAGAAGACTTTCTCATTCACAGCGATGCTTAAAGCTTTTTCAAGTGCTTCTTTTGATAAGCAGTAGTACATTTTAACCAGCCAAGTCTAAGTTTGTGGGCAGAATCATTTTTAGTGTGCACTTGCATCAGTTCCCCTGTAGTTAtcttgtgtttcttttttttgcatgttttttgtattttctttacaaaaagattCATTTCAATTGCAAAAACATAAGAAAGTCTAGTCAACAAATACAACCTACAGCCTCTAAGCTCATATAGGGTGAAATGATAATGTTTCACCTCATTTCCAAACCACTTCATAGACAACAGAAGATGCTGAGCTACAGAGATGACAGTGCAGCCTTTGGATTAGTGTCAATGAGTCACTCTCGTACGAGCTCAAAGTGAGACACGGCGTTCTCTAATTAGAGAAAAGTAAAATAAAGCAGAGATGCACACCCCTCCCCCACCCCCCCTCTCCGGGGGCCTCGTGGGAGAGTCCCCGAGGGGCCCTGGCAAACATATCAGCCCTATTTCTGACGCCCTGGGGCGTTCCGAGCATGCATGTTAAAGGGGCGGCGTTTGGGAATGCAAGAGAGATCAAGTGCTCACAAAATCCCACAGCatgagaaaacagaaaaaaaacaacaaaaaaacaaaaacaaggtcTCATTATGCTTGTCTCGGCTCagaactaaaaataaacaagcaTTCATGCACCCTTTGAAATCATATAGGTAGCTCTTTGAGGtaataaaactgtaatttcaCGGTAAAAATCCAAGGACTTCCGTCATCCACCCCAGAGTCTGTTTCCTACTTGGCAAGCACCTGACTACAGAAAGAAAGGCTATGTGAGCCTCCACATCCAAAATGAATCATATATAAAATACGCAAGCAGCAATGGATAGCATATTCCGAGATTCTAATAAAAAGCTGACCTGcccaaatatacatataaaaaagaaTAAGTACTACTATGGTGACATTCTTGCAGTTCCTTGTATGTCCATAAGTCATTTTTTAAATCTCTCGGGAGACCAGTGCAAATGAAGAATTATTGCAAGAGTCTGCTCATATTCGAGGGAGGAAGTGGGTGACCGTCATGGCCGTGGTGGCCTTGTTGCCTCTCTTCATTCGGCCTTGTTTGCTGAGAGCGATATAGAATCCCTTGTAAACAGAGGACTCGTAGGCATTGTAGTTATTTGGCAGCAGGGTCTCCTTGAACTTGCATTCATCTTTAAAGGTAGCCTGAAAGGAGGACCAGAGAGGATATGTGAATACCAGCATTCACTGGAAAGTGCTTAGCCAGATTCCACTTGACCATCAAAACAATTGACTTATAAAACTTGATATAAAGGTCTAATAATAATCAGCAGGGGTTTTTTTTGTTGCTCTGAAGTATTTCTACTTTATCAGTTCTTCTCCAGGAGATTATGTTGTAACTCACTGCAGTTTTTGGATAGAGCTGTCATCCACCAACAGGCCTCGAGGGACCAATAAATGTAGCACTGCGCTTATCACACCTATCCAAAACTTCTGCCAAGACTCTTTATGTCtaactttattatttatatactatccctttaatacactgGGTATCATTTTACATCACAGTGGAccatgttaatttctacataattAATACAATGACGCATACTGCTAATTATGAAactattaataatttataatagtCCTGATAAATGATGTGTAAATACAATCAGGTTCAAACCAGGCACACGTTGTTTTTTAGTATTTCTCAGTATAGTTATATTATCAATAAGTACTGAGAAATACTAaaaaacaatgcacaaataaaaagtgtgactgaaaaataagataaatcatatatatatgaattactTTTGCCTACATTATAGATGCTCTGAAGTAAGCAACTATACATTACCTGAGACTTTGTGCCAATGCACATGCGACTACTCCTTCTGATAAATAAAACTACCAATATTATCGATGACCTAGCATACTGAAACAGACCGAGGCGTTTGTTAATAGCCTTAATGTGAGTTATTGGAATAATCCTTTGCCCGTGCTCGCAATTGAGCCGCTGGTCTTTGGCACTGTGCCTGGAATCTAATGCACcatgtaatgcatttaataataatttgcaatagCATTACAGCTGTGGCAAATGTCTTGGTTCAACAAACCAGAGAGCATTATAACGTATGAATAATTAAATGCAGCGCACTTCCATGCACTCTATGCACGTGCGGCAGTGCCATTGTTATTAGTCGCGCGGCAGCCTCACGTGCAAAATGCATGGATCATTAATTACTTATAAATGAACATAGGACAACCAATCTTGAGAAACAAGAGCTGTTTTACACACAATCAATGTTGGATTTCAGGGATGCACAGCCAATGAATTAAGAGGAGGCAGGAATGAAAGGAAACAGTTGCGCACACCTACCGTGCCGTACAACCTTCCTCTGCTATTCATTGCGACAAACAGCTTGCTTTTCACACCGTACAGGCTAACCTCTCCTCTGGTCACAGTGGAAATCTCAATGAGACCTAATCAAACAGAAAAACCACGTTACACAAAATCAAGCGGCTCCGGGTGCTCCAAAAAAGCGAGCGTCAGAACAAAAGGCATGCGGTGGGTGGAACCTCTGCAGGTGGATGCGCACAACATTATTATTCATTCGCATCATCCATATGATGAACATCACTCACACTTTCAGGCGTGCATGTTCTAAACGTTTCTGGGCCGCAGAAGGAGCCGGTGTAAAAATAAGTTGGCTTCTATATCCGTCCCAGAATTCATGACATGTTTAAGCCCAGGACAGTTATTTAGCACTAAGGGATACTGTGTTTTTTAATAGATTTGTCTTTGCCTTAAAGACACTTGACTCTGCGAGCACACAAGTGTTACATATAAAGAATAAAGCTCGTCGTAATGGAGCGCTCCGCTCAGATTATGTGCCGTTAATTATTGCATGTCAtttctggatggatggatggatggatggatgcactcaCTGTACTGGTTCTCAATATGAACCCCGTTTATCCTGCCGTCAGGGAGGACCTGAAGATGAAACCCGATGCCTACATTGCAGTACAACCTCCGCACTCTTTTGATGCCCAGCAAATAGTCATTCTCCCAGTTCGACTCTGGTTTCTCTCCAGAAATTCCCAGCATGGACCGGGAGAAGAGGCTCTCCCATCGCTTCTCCAATAAAGTTGTACTGTTAGTCATTCTTGGAAGCGGATTGGAGGACACGATCCCAAGTATGAGCAATCCCAAGAGCAAAATAGCAGTCCTTGGCCAGTGTTGCGCGTTGGCCTCGCAGGACATACTGATGAGGAACCTTTGCGCAATGGCCATCCGGTTTACCTTCGGGGCACGTGGTCAAAATTAATGGCACTAAAAATACCACTCTTCTTGTTTTTCTTCCTTCGGCATGGTGTTGCAGGCTTATTTTAGCGAGGCAGGTCAGGACCTCGGGTCGGTGGCCCGAGCTGAGAGGAGCAGAAGAACGGGGGGAGAGCGCGACAcaacttgtggtggtggtggagaagGTGGTGACCATGTTTTGCAGCTCCTAAGCTTCAGGTCGTGGAGAATGCCACTCGCCAAAATTCCTATCTCGCGCGTCAGCAAGCACCCTCATCCTTACATGACATCATATCAGGAGaggggagagggggagagagagagagagagagagagagagagagagagagcgagagagagagagagagagaaagttgcaAGAGACCAGAAGAACTGCCCCGTGCCGCAAACACTACTGAACTGATGATGGGACGCTGCTGTCACTCCACATTTGAAATGGGGGTCGCATGCTGAGCCTTATTGGACGGCTTGTTCGCGATCATGGGATGCGATGGGCACTCTGGCAGCGCCCAAATCGGGACGGTGGTCATATGTCTGACAGCCCTGCTTCCTTATTTAGCAGGATGGTGTAAAAACAGTCCAGTTGTCACCGGAGAGCAATGGCACCCCTGTATGTCACACCCCAGGCTGTTTGTATAGGAAGTTCACGCAACAAGAAGATTCCAGAAAATTGCGCTGTTTTTCGGTGGAGGGATGTTCTTATCTTCCGGGAGGCTTCCGCTTTTTATGTCGCGGTGATGATGCTGAGAAAACGCACCTACACGGGAATGCTCTGACTGCGCGTAATGCCCGGACGTCAGCAGATGCTGCGCCTCGTTACGCGGTTCCCCAGGTGCGCATAGAGTACAGTGATACCGGACTGTAGTAACAGTTGGGGAGGCGCTGTTGTTTGGTTTTGTGAAAGCGCCAATCACATTATTTCAGCAGTTTACCTGCCCATTTGGGATGTGAGGGGAAATTAATTCCAGTTTTAGCACTAATATTTCCCTAcaaacatttaaagggacagttcacccaaaaatctaaatttaaattaCACCATtcacctcatgtcatcccagatgtgtatgactttcgttctcctgctgaacacaaacgaggattttaggagaatatttcagctctgtaggtcatttcaatgcaagtgaatggtggccagacctttgaaagtcacataaacgcagcataaaattaatcttacgactccagtggtttaatatatgtctccTGAatcgatgcaatcactttgggtgagaaacagatgaatattaaaatagaagaaagtcatacgagtttgagatgggataagagtgaatgatgataaaacatttttttggatgaattattcctttaaggaccAAAATCATGCCATTGAAACATAACATTCATCACCTATGGCCTCCCCATGCACATGAAATGATTAGCTACTAATTTCCCTTTGGTTGTTTTTAAAATCCGTTTGAGTAATATGACCATAAACAttgacatctttttttttttttttttttgcacccactgagcactttatcatgaacacctgtacacctgcttattcatgtgattacctaatcagccaatcgtgtgacagcagtgcaatgcatgtaatcatacagatacaggtcaggagcttcagttaatgttttcatcaactatcagaatgggggaaaaatgtgatctcagtgatttggaccatgacaTGACCGTGTCAGATAGGctggtctcctgggattttcagacacaacagtctctagagtttactcagaatgatgccaaaaaccaaaatcatccagcgagtggcagttctgcagacagaaacgccttgttgatgaaagaggtcaacagagaatggccagactggtttgagaaGACAGAAGGGCTATGGTGactcggataaccgctctgtacaattgtagttagcagaatagcatctcagaacacacaacacgtcgaaccttgaggcagatgggctacaacagcagaagaccatattgggcactttattaggaccatagtcaatatctcagtgagtgtattttacAATTCAATTCATGTCATCAAGGTGCAATGAGCAGAAACCAGCAAAAGCAAGTTTTAAAGCGAGATGTTTTTAGCTGTAGAACaggttttgtattttaaatacaaaatactacacagtacaaataaaacaaaaactaccacagcactttcctataCACCTGtatgtcactatgcactgcaaattGATCTGATGCATTAGGTCCTCACGTGCAATGCACAAAAGTTGATTTTAAGGTAATTTGATctaacatttaaaaagtaataaatggAGCATATTTATAAATCTAACGAGAATCTCTGacatttttatatagattttGAGACAAATTACTTATTTGtaatttcagttttgttcaaggtgattaaatcaaacatttttcaataactATCCAATAAGAGGATATtgtaaggatagtatttggggtaaaaagccctcgttgcaggggctaaagccccccataaaacaatttttttttcttaaatgggGTAACCgatttgttatgaagaatgttcaaagttggctcatccaatcacaattgagattcattttgtttatagaatacttgagatgttataaacggccaaatgtgattgaaattaacagtGAATAGTGCAAACTTCTCTGATGTGGTATTATGATTAAATATTATGGTAATACGTTACTCAAAAAGTATTTGCATAAATTGAAACATTTTGCCCTGTAACACTATTACAACAACCCACCTGTATGTCTTTTACCCAAAGTGTGGGGTTTGGTCAACTGAAGGGAACAAGGCATCATCATGTGATGAAACTCAGTTTTCAGGGTTTGCTGTTGAAATATTGCACTTTAAAATGAATTTGTACTACATTAGCAGTTTAGCACAGACTGAAGTTGAGTGACTGCTGTCAGTCACACATGCAGGTTGCTCTAAAGAGAAATGCATTGCCTAGCATTAAACGTCATGACATATGTAGCTGAGTGGgatgcctgctgtcctgcattcAGTCATTAGCTCTTAAAAGTTATCACACACCTTGTCAAACAGTGACAGTGTAATTAGCAAAGAAACTTCAAATCAATATCAAAAGACCCCGTAACTCAGCAGCCAAGCATTTAGAGTCCTAATTATCAAAATCAGCGATGTCAACAGGAAATTGCAGGATCTGCCACAAACCTTTACGCCTATATTCATGTAGATAAATATATAACGTCACATATAATTCCAGTTGCGTCGATGTAACTGCAGAGCCACCCAGCGgcataattcaaatggtttccacaTGTCTGTTCGATAACAGAGCAAAACCAGATCAAAGCAGAAATGTGTCAGAGTTCCAGTATTCAGCTGTCATTAGCTCTCAAGTTTAGACAGATTATGACACACCCTATAACATCTGCTGCACATCAGTTCAGTTGACCTCAGATTGGATTCAATGGCCTGTGACTTCCTCACTTATTTCCCTGAGGACAAGCAAAAGCTTTGATTAATAAATTAGTCTGAGGATTTTAAGTCCTTGGTTTGAGTCAAACTGTTAAAAGCAATCAAATGGGTACTACTTAGCTAAACTGGctgattattttaatatattatttaacatcactgcatcAACCTGaaaacattaggttacaccaaaacATTAGGTTTGTTTAGGTAGAAATAGCTTGCTTCGTTAGCAAGCATGgatgcgcacacacaaacaattataaacacATTCAAATGATATGGGCATGGTCACAACGTTTTGTCCATTGCACAGTCCATCTCCATCTCTCCTTACTTACACATTTGGTATCAGTATAACAGTTATGAAGGATATGGTCATACCAAGAGGCTCAGAGCAAGGCGGGGATGTCACAGACCACGTAACTGGATCTACCGCGGTTTCAAATCCTTTCAATTAGATTTTTATTAACGTGGGTTTAGGTGGCATAGACATGACAGCTGAGTAGAGCCGATGAAATCCGGGAGAGAATTACTCGCACATGACATCAAGGGGCATCAGTGGACTTTAACATTTAACACAGTGCACAAATGGCATTCTCTATGGGAGAGCAGCTGTGCTGTGGTACCCATCCACATCCTACTGAAGAAAACCATACTAAATACAGCTTTTGGTTTGTTTAGAGTGCTGCACATTCAAGGACTAGCTGGTCTGTATATCTGTGAATCTGCATGATGGCACTTTGTTGAAAATAAAGCTGGCAGTCcgagagtgaaagtgtccagtgGAAAGGCAGAGATGGATACGAGTCAGGGCCTAAGTTTGCTGACAGAGCTGATCAATAATTAAACATGGAAAACTGGCAATACAGCCTTCGGATAACCTTAGCATTTTTCCTAAAATGGAACTTTGCAACTATAAAAATGgagtttctaaaaataaaaaaatggaacatCATATAGTAACTGATATTCTTTATGTGGTTTTCATCAGTTAAAAAAAGAAAGTAGTAAAGTGGTTTCTGCCGAGGTAAAGTTGCCGTTGGGGATTTTGTGTGCCAGGCCGAGCTGCAAGAACAGCACTAAAAGCACAGTGTGTTCATGAGCTGTCAGGAACTCTGGAGAGGAGGGATTTTAGATAGGACAGTGTATCTGACCCCTGCAGGCACACACTATTATAGCACAGCTGAAACGCAAAGCACAATGACTCAGGCAAAATTTCTGTCCACCCAAAAAATGAAGGTCACATTATTTTTGCTGAGAGAGATCGGAATCACATTGTTTAAgctttttgtgctgttatttctCTGTTTGAGAACAGTCTGATGCTGTATGGTTATTTTTTTGTGAGCTGAAAAGTGCAtcgtcattttaaataaaatcgcCTCTCACCAATTATCCGGCTATACGAGTCACTGTTCCTCAGAGTGATATCAGACTGTGAGTAATTGTCCTCTATGCGCTCCTCTTTAGGCAGACTCAACTAAAGACTGATAATCATAAGAAAACTCACACAAAAGACCCATATGGTTGATAAATGGGTTTAGTACTTTAACCCATATATCAACCATATGGGTCTTATATGGGTTTAGtaatttaaccctcctattgtcttaAGAAACTGCACTCTCCTTTTGTCCTATAGGTCATTTTGGACccataatgaaaactatttaaaatgcataaatttgTGATTACTGTACAATGCCACAAAGGCTATATCAATAAATCAATTCCTTCCCTAATTTCAAACAATTTGTACTGTGCTACAGGGGTTTAGGAAGGTGCTGTAACAGTTATGTTTGCCATCTAATGTCTTTGGAGAAAATAACGTCCAAAgttcttttaatttttcttttttcttttgtatgttttgtcGCAACATCTAGGGCTGTTCCTGTGGCTGATGGCATGCTGCACGTGTTTGTAGCATGctaagcattgcttattcttatactcATACGTTCATAGTTTTATCCTTTGTCAGTTTCGGGTTTTTCTGCTTTTTGTCTACTTTTCATCAGTGTGTGTTTTACCttttgctgctggcacctagctcaCATCTGGGTTTGTGTTTGTAGCcttctagcttttttagcatcgcttatctaTCGGTTTTCATCTTTTAcaccttaacatctgccatttttcagcaagCATCCGGTTTCCCCCACATTATTGTCTTATCGTTATTCAACTGCTTACACTTTACACATGCATCTGCTTTCTATTTTTAGAAAAACTGCGCACATTTTACAGCGCACACTCGTTTTTCTCCTCgatgttacacagattattgcatcaacctcaaagcaccacttatcaagaacaaccataacaataaacaattgcgtgagggattcacatcaatctcaaacccttaCCGCtgaggaacaaccaacaacaacaacaaaaacaaacaattgcggtaagtaatggtatccgctcatgttatttcttcctgcattgcatgtcacatgtttactatagcttcttccatcagcaatgtgggattcacatgtgataaatgtaaggaattagtcaggttgacagagaaggttaatgaattAGATACACACATCCAAATGCTattggaggtcagtgagaaagagaagttgGTAGATACTGTCTCGGATTCGAGTAATACAAtgggcaacacacacactttggtctGTAAtcttccctgtaatctcagaacctcttcttaatattattaactcctcgctatccttaggacatgtcccaagtaactttaaaatggcagttatcaaaccgcttattaagaaaccacaacttgatcctggagaactggctgattacagaccgatttcaaatcccctgtttatgtcgaaaatactcctcacaactatgttaatttctacagagaaatagtacatacgaacaatttcagtcaggatttaggcctcatcacagtacagagactgcatttatcagagatacaaatgacttgctcttatcatctgaacgtggctgcatttcacttctagtgcctttagatcttagtgctgctttAGAcaagatagatcacgacattctcttgaataggctaaataattatgttggcatttgtggacttgcattagcatggttaaggtcctatttagc
This sequence is a window from Xyrauchen texanus isolate HMW12.3.18 chromosome 45, RBS_HiC_50CHRs, whole genome shotgun sequence. Protein-coding genes within it:
- the LOC127637224 gene encoding fibroblast growth factor 4B-like; the encoded protein is MAIAQRFLISMSCEANAQHWPRTAILLLGLLILGIVSSNPLPRMTNSTTLLEKRWESLFSRSMLGISGEKPESNWENDYLLGIKRVRRLYCNVGIGFHLQVLPDGRINGVHIENQYSLIEISTVTRGEVSLYGVKSKLFVAMNSRGRLYGTATFKDECKFKETLLPNNYNAYESSVYKGFYIALSKQGRMKRGNKATTAMTVTHFLPRI